From one Anopheles cruzii chromosome 3, idAnoCruzAS_RS32_06, whole genome shotgun sequence genomic stretch:
- the LOC128273886 gene encoding allantoicase-like encodes MATSHDTQEEQSTQTLVPDFTELSEVASIGSNGRVLFATDDWFAPAEWMLKDGEPVFLPDEYTAYGKWMDGWETRRKRLPGHDWCLIELCAPTRVAGLLIDTAFFTGNYAPRVSVQGGTLDETTRSMLETSIARSAEGDGMMGSGASAEELGMVNLLGTDRWTVLLPRVELKPGYEATRRHYFALSDDKRQLAVRHLRVNMFPDGGIARLRVFGSVQLDRKLLRRSEGSKTAVKIDLIAMFNGGRCTEYSNAHYGHPRNLIKPSEGRNMGDGWETARRLDRPAVLVVDENGILQVPGCEWAIFALAAPGWIEEVHIDTKHFKGNYPDSVRLEYAGLDEPDCWIPLMEARKLSPDRMHVFAGAELLVQKRAAGKVRLTMAPDGGISRVRLMGTVAIESSQANGVKH; translated from the exons ATGGCCACAAGTCACGACACACAAGAAGAACAATCTACGCAAACGTTGGTTCCCGATTTCACGGAACTGAGTGAGGTCGCTTCGATTGGC AGCAATGGCCGGGTGCTGTTCGCCACGGACGATTGGTTTGCGCCCGCGGAATGGATGCTGAAGGACGGGGAGCCGGTGTTCCTGCCCGACGAGTACACCGCGTACGGGAAGTGGATGGATGGGTGGGAAACGCGTCGCAAGCGGCTGCCGGGGCACGACTGGTGTTTGATCGAGTTGTGCGCTCCGACGCGGGTCGCGGGATTGCTGATCGATACCGCGTTTTTTACCGGCAACTACGCACCGCGAGTGTCCGTCCAAGGCGGAACACTGGATGAAACAACGCGAAGCATGCTGGAAACGTCGATCGCCCGCAGCGCAGAAGGAGACGGGATGATGGGCTCGGGAGCCAGTGCGGAGGAACTGGGTATGGTGAATTTGCTAGGAACTGATCGGTGGACTGTGCTGTTGCCACGTGTTGAACTCAAACCGGGTTACGAGGCTACCCGGAGACACTATTTTGCGCTGTCCGACGACAAACGGCAGCTAGCTGTGCGCCACCTGCGCGTTAACATGTTCCCGGACGGTGGAATCGCTCGGCTGCGCGTGTTTGGCAGTGTTCAGCTAGACCGGAAGCTCCTACGCCGGAGCGAGGGTTCGAAGACGGCAGTGAAGATCGATTTAATCGCCATGTTCAATGGGGGCCGGTGCACCGAGTACTCGAACGCTCACTATGGCCATCCAAGGAATCTCATCAAGCCGAGCGAGGGTCGCAACATGGGAGATGGCTGGGAGACGGCTCGGCGGCTCGATCGGCCCGCGGTTCTGGTGGTCGACGAGAACGGAATTCTGCAGGTGCCGGGATGCGAGTGGGCCATCTTCGCGCTGGCAGCACCGGGCTGGATAGAAGAAGTTCACATTGACACAAAGCACTTCAAGGGAAATTATCCTGATAGCGTGCGGCTGGAGTACGCAGGGCTCGATGAGCCGGATTGCTGGATTCCGTTGATGGAAGCAAGGAAGCTGAGCCCCGATCGTATGCACGTGTTTGCGGGCGCAGAACTGTTGGTGCAAAAGCGTGCAGCAGGCAAAGTGCGACTGACCATGGCGCCAGATGGAGGAATATCTCGCGTTAGGCTAATGGGAACCGTGGCGATCGAGAGCTCTCAGGCGAACGGTGTAAAACACTAA
- the LOC128272474 gene encoding protein fem-1 homolog C → MGKYSANAGGPSASSSSASSSSSQQGNQHRTLEQIGKDLLQECKTCDEHVRLSKGLRDRLERLPRKMRKEVVKRTNEDCSPLFIACRRGNVEITEYLITMCDANSEQKGMYEVPEDRSVHYVTPLWCACVSGKLPVVKCLVRLGSNINALSDTGSTPLRSACFMTHIDIVQFLVENGADIRKPNYNGGTCLINSVQSVSLCTYLIGKGADVNARDIQDKTALHYAIQEHRLETAQLLLEHGADPFAKSRYGDDALQTACLKGAHHIFDYLKSRIIYSSERLADAHELIGSTFIDDLNETRVAMLHWRMAHHIRLREANYIVKRPTVKPRAAYGNAVEFASIAELDNVAADVDAMRVQSLLIYERILGIEHKDTLFRLMYRGASYADAHRFQRCIDLWLLALQVRVQKYSILYSDTCLTAQAIVRLMLDLLEKYNEVLGNEFVELRPRFEDVYAVFSILTGSINEARRLISIRPVHRKQQENFDRIMKCLTHLMHLMLATAKTSEDRAAIYRSVHALVRNNIRSAITSDTLLHLSVSRLNVIKSGYFNDDTNTLRIVFPNLGVAKLLLDCGAEVNAKNESKSTPLLIAAIPYNYERELVYTLLEHGAHLDEPNCNDERPLYQIAINPINDIPLVHYLSLKCLCSTIIARFGIPYRNQIPRTLEEFVKRHEP, encoded by the exons ATGGGTAAATACTCTGCAAATGCGGGCGGCCCAtcggcttcgtcgtcgtcggcgtcctCATCTTCGTCGCAGCAGGGCAACCAACATCGAACGCTGGAGCAGATTGGCAAGGACCTGCTGCAGGAATGTAAGACCTGTGACGAGCACGTTCGCCTTTCGAAGGGTCTTCGTGACCGCCTCGAGCGGCTACCGCGTAAGATGCGCAAGGAAGTGGTCAAACGGACGAACGAAGACTGCTCGCCGCTCTTCATTGCTTGTCGCCGTGGTAACGTCGAGATTACCGAGTATCTCATCACGATGTGTGATGCCAACAGCGAACAAAAGGGCATGTACGAGGTGCCCGAGGACCGCTCGGTACACTACGTCACTCCgctgtggtgtgcgtgcgtttccGGTAAGCTGCCGGTAGTGAAGTGCCTAGTTCGCCTAGGTTCCAACATCAATGCGCTCTCTGATACGGGCTCGACACCGCTCCGCAGTGCCTGCTTTATGACTCACATCGATATTG TGCAATTTCTGGTTGAAAACGGAGCAGACATCCGGAAGCCGAACTACAACGGTGGCACGTGCCTGATCAACTCTGTTCAATCGGTCAGCCTATGCACCTATCTGATTGGCAAGGGAGCCGACGTGAATGCTCGCGACATCCAGGACAAAACGGCGTTGCATTACGCAATACAGGAGCACCGGCTCGAAACggcccagctgctgctggaacatGGGGCGGATCCGTTCGCCAAGTCACGCTATGGGGACGATGCCCTGCAGACGGCTTGCCTCAAGGGAGCGCACCACATCTTCGATTATCTCAAGAGCCGCATTATCTATTCCTCTGAAAGGTTGGCCGATGCGCACGAACTGATCGGTTCGACCTTCATCGACGATCTGAACGAAACGCGCGTTGCAATGCTGCACTGGCGCATGGCGCACCACATCCGCCTGCGTGAGGCCAACTACATTGTTAAGCGACCAACGGTGAAGCCAAGAGCCGCCTACGGTAATGCGGTCGAGTTCGCGAGCATCGCCGAGCTGGACAATGTTGCGGCGGATGTTGACGCGATGCGCGTGCAAAGTTTGCTCATTTACGAGCGTATCCTCGGCATCGAACACAAGGACACGCTTTTCCGGCTAATGTATCGTGGTGCATCGTATGCGGATGCGCACCGGTTCCAGCGCTGCATCGATTTGTGGCTGCTGGCCCTGCAAGTGCGTGTCCAAAAGTACTCGATCCTCTACTCGGACACGTGTCTGACCGCACAAGCCATCGTTAGGTTGATGTTGGATCTGCTGGAAAAGTACAACGAGGTTTTGGGGAACGAGTTCGTGGAGCTGCGGCCCCGCTTCGAGGATGTGTATGCCGTGTTCAGCATTCTCACGGGCAGCATCAACGAGGCCCGAAGGCTGATTAGCATCCGTCCGGtacaccggaagcagcaggaGAACTTCGATCGCATTATGAAGTGTCTCACACACCTGATGCATCTTATGCTGGCAACGGCTAAGACCAGCGAAGACCGTGCTGCAATTTATCGTTCCGTGCACGCTCTAGTGCGGAACAACATCCGCAGTGCCATCACCAGCGATACGCTCCTGCATCTGTCCGTGTCCCGGCTGAACGTGATCAAAAGTGGGTACTTTAACGACGACACCAACACACTGCGCATCGTTTTTCCGAACCTTGGCGTGGCAAAACTGCTGCTAGACTGTGGCGCCGAAGTGAACGCCAAAAACGAATCCAAATCGACGCCCCTGCTTATCGCGGCCATACCGTACAACTACGAACGTGAA CTGGTCTACACTCTGCTCGAGCATGGCGCGCACCTGGACGAACCCAACTGCAACGACGAACGACCACTCTACCAGATAGCGATCAATCCGATCAACGACATTCCGCTAGTGCACTATCTATCGCTCAAGTGTCTCTGCTCGACCATCATAGCGCGCTTCGGAATACCGTACCGCAACCAAATCCCGCGCACCCTCGAAGAGTTTGTCAAACGTCATGAACCTtaa
- the LOC128270405 gene encoding uncharacterized protein LOC128270405: protein MGCQLWITGLNPFDNRVGSTSLLKEIDLCKVLKLDVTSSPIIQFGPLNAYVANGNILTTTCAVTEQQRKVDFPASIRSLAANSRYCLVLLDTGRLLKYDPAEDRTIPLDFLGCEGQHEDSPGERITHVACGECGSVAVTSTNAIYNIPNRTATLPKHERIKKIVAGFEHTLLLTTNGDVYSWGGGLRGQLGNGEIAPSEVHPKLVEALAGIKMVDIAAGGWHSAAVSSFGDLYTWGWNNQGQLGLTDSRYHDRVVSQPQLVPFSDGDEDVTVTKVHCGIGHTVAEVTAAGGNDDTRRILIAGWDLQRRFQYDRATLPPVFEGFRKLEPPVTTGVSHGPFELGVGPNQCYFLAAGKGCAVE from the exons ATGGGCTGTCAGCTTTGGATAACAGGGTTGAATCCATTCGATAACAGGGTTGGATCCACTTCGTTGCTTAAAG AAATCGACCTTTGCAAGGTGCTAAAATTGGACGTAACTTCTTCACCGATCATCCAGTTTGGTCCACTGAATGCCTACGTAGCCAACGGTAACATTCTCACTACAACCTGCGCAGTAACGGAACAACAACGGAAGGTCGATTTTCCGGCATCCATCAGATCGCTCGCAGCCAACAGTAGATATTGCTTGGTGCTGCTGGATACTGGCCGACTCCTGAAGTACGATCCCGCCGAAGATCGTACGATTCCGCTCGATTTTCTCGGGTGCGAAGGGCAACATGAAGATTCGCCCGGCGAACGAATCACTCACGTGGCCTGCGGGGAATGCGGTAGTGTGGCGGTGACGTCGACGAACGCCATCTACAACATCCCCAATCGAACCGCCACTCTGCCGAAGCACGAGCGCATCAAGAAGATAGTGGCCGGATTCGAACACACGCTGCTGCTTACCACAAACGGAGACGTTTACAGCTGGGGCGGTGGACT ACGTGGTCAGCTCGGGAATGGTGAGATTGCACCGTCGGAGGTTCATCCGAAGCTCGTCGAAGCTCTGGCTGGGATTAAGATGGTGGATATCGCAGCCGGCGGATGGCACTCGGCGGCCGTCTCTTCGTTCGGCGATCTCTACACGTGGGGCTGGAACAACCAGGGCCAGCTGGGGTTGACCGACTCCAGGTATCACGATCGCGTCGTTTCGCAACCACAGCTCGTGCCGTtctccgacggcgacgaggacgtAACGGTGACGAAAGTGCACTGCGGCATTGGCCACACGGTAGCGGAAGTGACGGCAGCGGGGGGTAATGACGATACCCGACGCATCCTGATCGCCGGATGGGATTTGCAGAGGCGCTTCCAATACGACCGTGCAACGCTGCCACCGGTGTTCGAGGGTTTCCGGAAGCTAGAACCACCAGTCACCACCGGTGTGAGCCATGGGCCATTCGAACTCGGCGTTGGACCGAATCAGTGTTACTTTCTGGCGGCCGGAAAGGGCTGCGCGGTAGAATAA
- the LOC128273573 gene encoding uncharacterized protein LOC128273573 yields the protein MKMKTTCLCVVPLVILSISGRVGCSSQRPNGSPDAGDEGSPFLDMATEFLSTLGSQQAAGGAGGGGGGAAAGLSGIASMLLPLMANANAGAGGGKANNDGMGAILSGLGSMLAAGAGGGGGAGGGGGFDPALIGNVIQMFAGAAGGMADADEPVAGRKQQQAAGSGRRQKRKAPVADQQNPLVDTVLTMASGWLANYNSVDHEGGAPGGGGAGADALVSLLPLAVQAFQSFSGPEMERTQERHKEHSWVLPPFLEKVHVMWDQFTQSELAEALWAKLGLNAVFKGFVGRDGRLDYDKLFESLQNQSFRRRWIKAATLYLAEWATYIANPEVYLRYVATGEIVANGFLQAQGYPKQTLLDMKRPSETISNLIDHVAKRHLAVKISSIQYVKPAVNYVRDLLQLGKAKQFLQQYNVTEMTDKLTDTLNLEVIEPVLKVHRAYRQAIAAPHCDKYILCEVNSHDPNEQLGLGGFKHGVTRFGSMAAAWFIAQETRTPFWTLFANINDPHHCDVKHPVDCEEYHESENRVTTEYPHSEL from the exons ATGAAGATGAAGACAAcgtgcctgtgtgtggtgccgtTGGTGATCTTGTCGATCagtggccgggtcgggtgtaGTTCGCAGCGGCCCAACGGGTCGCCGGATGCCGGCGACGAGGGTAGTCCCTTCCTGGACATGGCGACCGAGTTCTTGTCCACGCTCGGCAGCCAGCAGGCTGCCGgaggggctggtggtggtggtggaggtgcgGCGGCCGGCCTGTCCGGCATTGCGTCCATGCTGTTGCCACTGATGGCGAATGCGaacgctggcgctggtggtggtaaggCGAACAACGACGGTATGGGAGCGATCCTGTCCGGACTTGGGAGCATGTTGGCCGCCGGAgcaggaggtggtggtggtgctggcggcggtggaggctTCGATCCGGCTCTGATCGGCAATGTGATCCAAATGtttgccggtgctgccggtggaatGGCGGACGCCGATGAACCCGTGGCGGGCCGAAAGCAACAGCAAGCGGCCGGAAGTGGTCGGCGTCAGAAGCGGAaggcgccggtggccgaccaaCAGAACCCGCTCGTGGACACCGTGCTGACGATGGCttcgggctggctggccaactACAACAGCGTCGATCACGAAGGTGGtgcgccgggtggtggtggtgctggagcGGATGCGCTGGTCAGCCTGTTGCCGCTGGCGGTCCAGGCGTTCCAGTCGTTTAGTGGGCCAGAAATGGAGCGCACGCAGGAGCGGCACAAGGAGCACTCGTGGGTGCTGCCGCCGTTCCTGGAGAAGGTGCACGTGATGTGGGACCAGTTTACGCAGTCCGAGCTGGCCGAGGCACTGTGGGCGAAGCTGGGACTGAACGCGGTGTTCAAGGGGTTCGTCGGTCGCGACGGACGGCTCGACTACGACAAGCTGTTCGAGTCGCTGCAGAACCAATCGTTCCGGCGGCGCTGGATCAAGGCGGCCACGCTCTACCTGGCCGAGTGGGCCACGTATATCGCCAACCCGGAGGTGTACCTCAG ATACGTCGCCACGGGCGAGATCGTGGCCAATGGGTTCCTGCAGGCGCAGGGCTACCCGAAGCAAACGCTGCTGGACATGAAGCGACCGAGCGAAACGATCTCGAACCTGATCGATCACGTCGCCAAGCGCCACCTGGCGGTGAAGATCTCCTCCATTCAGTACGTGAAACCGGCGGTGAACTACGTCCGCGATCTGCTGCAGTTGGGCAAAGCGAAGCAATTTTTGCAGCAGTACAATGTGACCGAGATGACGGACAAGCTGACGGATACGCTGAACCTGGAG GTCATCGAGCCCGTGCTGAAGGTGCACCGGGCGTACCGGCAGGCGATCGCAGCGCCGCACTGCGACAAGTATATTCTGTGCGAGGTGAACTCGCACGATCCGAACGAGCAGCTCGGTCTCGGCGGCTTCAAGCACGGGGTCACGCGCTTCGGCAGCATGGCGGCCGCCTGGTTCATCGCGCAGGAAACGCGCACCCCGTTCTGGACGCTGTTCGCCAATATCAACGATCCACACCACTGCGACGTCAAGCATCCGGTCGACTGCGAGGAGTACCATGAGAGCGAGAACCGTGTCACTACCGAATATCCGCACAGTGAGCTGTGA
- the LOC128273945 gene encoding luciferin sulfotransferase produces the protein MGLEYRSLDGDVCDQLERFFGRRDHFVEVNPGRVVMPRRFAELGDSIHTLPIRSDDVWLMSFPRAGSTWAQEMVWLLGNNLDYQAARNQLQQVRTPLLELSAIFSDDRSVEDTVTRHEQIDSVQCVHRMTGRRFVKSHLPWQFHPRELDTVRPKIIYVVRNPKDLCVSYYYYCQLIHRTEGSFEELCDIFLNDRAPIGPMWAHALAFWKRRTQDNILFLRYEDMKRNLPRVVRECAQFLDFGRELTEAEVQRLCDHLQFDRMQRNPAVNMEPMMKDSSIIQEGASATGGGVKFIRKGEIGDWKNHMDANLSARFDRWIEQHFGGSGLEFEYE, from the exons ATGGGACTCGAGTACCGATCGCTGGACGGCGATGTGTGCGATCAGCTGGAGCGGTTCTTTGGCCGCCGCGATCACTTCGTCGAGGTGAACCCGGGCCGCGTGGTGATGCCACGCCGGTTTGCCGAGCTCGGTGATTCCATCCACACGctgccgatccgatcggacgACGTGTGGCTGATGTCGTTCCCGCGCGCCGGCTCAACCTGGGCGCAGGAGATGGTGTGGCTGCTGGGCAACAACCTCGACTACCAGGCCGCCCGCAACCAGCTGCAGCAAGTGCGCACACCCCTGCTGGAGCTATCGGCCATATTCTCCGACGATCGTAGCGTTGAGGATACTGTCAC CCGGCACGAGCAGATTGACTCGGTTCAGTGTGTCCACAGGATGACCGGAAGGCGCTTCGTCAAGTCTCACCTGCCCTGGCAGTTTCATCCGCGCGAGCTGGACACCGTGCGGCCGAAGATCATCTACGTCGTGCGCAACCCGAAGGATCTGTGCGTgtcctactactactactgccaGCTGATCCACCGTACCGAGGGCAGTTTCGAGGAGCTGTGTGACATCTTCCTCAACGATCGCGCCCCGATCGGGCCGATGTGGGCCCATGCGCTGGCCTTCTGGAAGCGGCGCACGCAGGACAACATCCTCTTCCTGCGCTACGAGGACATGAAGCGCAACCTGCCGCGGGTGGTGCGCGAGTGCGCCCAGTTTCTCGACTTTGGCCGCGAGCTGACGGAGGCCGAGGTGCAGCGTTTGTGCGATCACCTGCAGTTCGACCGGATGCAGCGCAACCCGGCCGTCAACATGGAGCCCATGATGAAGGACTCGTCCATCATACAGGAAGGCGCCAgtgccaccggcggtggcgtaaAGTTCATCCGGAAGGGCGAGATCGGCGATTGGAAGAATCACATGGACGCGAACCTGTCcgcccggttcgatcgatGGATTGAGCAGCACTTCGGCGGCTCCGGGTTGGAGTTTGAGTACGAATAA
- the LOC128272717 gene encoding protein Skeletor, isoforms B/C yields MRSTKRVSFFCSGTSTSVRWHLSSAMISTATVFLQMMLFATIIAPIASQNPDDGPYRGKYIGKFNSYHHQASGDVYAVDEYTFLLTGFNYDGNGVDTFFWSGASNRPGPQGFIVPDEYGKTNILERYFNKDFTIRLPDNKKITEVKWLAVYDLNSQNNFADVYIPEDFEPPVPQKAGSLSAVAGGPAVSSDTIDILDSKTFRINEFSYDGKGSEVHFWVGVGASPSSKGSKVPDEMGYLDPIREYDRETITIELPGDMTIFDIDWFSVYDVEARRDYGSILISDDLNVPPSLVRITPHAESLPNCRQLHKDYRVSWEVFGPQITFQLAGNVQPDEYMSFGLSGSEQRSQMLGADVAVAFIDGHRGYSVDYNVTSLAPCVQVLGQNKGVCRDDVVGGLDSYQLHTFARENDINTITFRRLLVSSDPGDKEFLLDRPMFVVWAIGRLDSNNEPTYHDIYPKRNVLIHFNTSEPVNDCFSFTSRETNLKDVWERQQIFDRSIRSFTATLGPAGGKRGYQGITGHVSNGLAWYINGFLVPELLLRRGLTYSFAVRGGNNPHSPEFYHPLVITDEPHGGFDRLSDVKQSEIRVLGGVEFTRRGRPKPTAAGPLCLARHPDGQDRRLDDNFATFKKFNRTLKWSCDSGDPARLQITPNTSWPDVVYYNSFTHANMGWKIHIVDSYTQSARSSSDRSRLMMLDVFRITALAIVVGSRWALG; encoded by the exons ATGAGGTCGACGAAgcgagtgtcctttttctgcTCAGGTACATCGACCTCTGTCCGGTGGCATCTATCCAGCGCAATGATTAGCACTGCTACGGTGTTCCTGCAAATGATGCTGTTCGCAACGATCATAGCGCCCATCG CCAGCCAAAATCCAGACGATGGCCCGTATCGGGGGAAATATATTGGGAAGTTCAATTcctaccaccaccaggcgtCGGGTGACGTTTACGCGGTCGACGAGTACACCTTCCTGTTAACCGGCTTCAATTACGACGGCAACGGTGTCGATACGTTCTTCTGGTCTGGTGCTAGCAACCGGCCTGGGCCACAGGGATTCATCGTTCCGGATGAGTACGGCAA GACCAACATCCTGGAGCGGTACTTCAACAAAGACTTTACGATCCGGTTGCCGGACAATAAGAAAATCACCGAGGTCAAGTGGCTAGCCGTGTACGATCTCAACTCGCAAAACAACTTTGCCGACGTGTACATTCCGGAAGACTTTGAGCCCCCGGTCCCGCAGAAGGCGGGTAGTCTGTCGGCGGTTGCCGGTGGTCCGGCCGTTTCGAGTGACACCATCGATATACTGGACTCGAAAACGTTCCGCATCAACGAGTTCAGCTACGATGGTAAAGGATCGGAGGTGCACTTCTGGGTCGGCGTTGGAGCCTCGCCCTCGTCCAAGGGAAGCAAAGTGCCGGACGAGATGGGCTACCTGGATCCGATCCGGGAGTACGATCGGGAAACAATCACCATCGAACTGCCCGGTGACATGACGATCTTCGATATCGATTGGTTCAGCGTGTACGACGTGGAAGCGCGCCGAGACTACGGTTCCATCCTCATCTCGGATGATCTCAATGTTCCACCGTCGTTAGTGCGCATTACGCCTCACGCCGAATCTCTGCCAAACTGCCGCCAGCTACACAAAGACTACCGCGTATCGTGGGAGGTGTTTGGACCGCAGATCACTTTCCAGTTGGCTGGCAATGTGCAACCGGACGAGTACATGTCATTCGGTCTGAGCGGATCCGAACAGCGCAGCCAAATGTTGGGTGCTGATGTGGCGGTCGCCTTCATCGACGGACACCGTGGGTACTCGGTGGACTATAACGTGACATCGTTGGCTCCGTGTGTGCAGGTTCTCGGTCAGAACAAGGGTGTCTGTCGGGACGATGTGGTCGGCGGACTGGACAGCTACCAGCTGCACACCTTCGCGCGGGAGAATGACATCAACACGATCACATtccgccggctgctggtgtCGTCGGATCCGGGAGACAAGGAGTTCCTACTCGATCGCCCGATGTTCGTCGTGTGGGCGATAGGCCGACTGGATTCAAACAACGAGCCAACGTACCACGACATATACCCAAAGCGAAACGTTCTGATACACTTCAACACCAGCGAACCGGTGAAcgattgttttagttttacgAGCCGCGAAACGAACCTGAAGGACGTGTGGGAGCGCCAGCAGATCTTCGACCGCTCGATACGCTCCTTCACGGCCACACTTGGGCCAGCCGGTGGAAAGCGGGGCTACCAAGGCATCACCGGTCACGTCTCGAACGGGCTGGCGTGGTACATCAACGGGTTCCTGGTGCCGGAACTGTTGCTGCGGCGGGGTCTGACGTACTCGTTTGCCGTACGCGGTGGCAACAATCCTCATTCGCCCGAGTTTTACCATCCGCTTGTGATAACCGACGAACCGCACGGTGGATTCGACCGATTGTCCGACGTAAAGCAGAGCGAGATCCGTGTGCTGGGAGGTGTCGAGTTTACGCGCCGCGGACGTCCGAAGCCGACGGCCGCAGGACCACTGTGCTTGGCGCGTCATCCCGACGGGCAGGACCGGCGGCTGGACGATAATTTCGCCACGTTCAAAAAGTTCAACCGCACGCTCAAGTGGAGCTGCGATTCGGGCGATCCGGCGCGGCTGCAAATCACTCCGAACACCAGCTGGCCCGATGTGGTTTACTACAACAGCTTCACGCACGCCAACATGGGCTGGAAGATTCACATCGTTGACAGCTACACGCAGTCGGCGCGCAGCTCGAGCGATCGCAGTAGACTGATGATGCTGGACGTGTTTCGAATAACGGCGTTAGCGATCGTAGTTGGCAGTCGGTGGGCACTAGGATGA
- the LOC128270406 gene encoding ADP-ribosylation factor-like protein 3, whose translation MVYLGLLSLLRKLRSAPEKELRILLLGLDNAGKTTLLKQLASEEVTQVTPTAGFNIKSVASDGFKLNVWDIGGQSKIRPYWKNYFENTDVLIYVIDSSDRKRLEETGDELTELLLDDKLKAVPLLVFANKQDIVGALKASEIAECLKLVQLSDRTWQIQGCSAIQGTGIKEGMDWVCKSIKK comes from the exons atggtttattta GGATTACTGTCGCTTTTAAGAAAGCTACGGTCGGCACCGGAGAAAGAACTGCGGATTCTGCTGCTTGGACTGGATAATGCTGGCAAAACGACGCTCCTGAAGCAGCTGGCTTCGGAGGAGGTGACACAGGTGACGCCCACAGCCGGTTTCAACATCAAATCCGTCGCCTCCGATGGCTTCAAGCTAAACGTGTGGGACATTGGCGGACAGAGTAAAATTCGACCGTACTGGAAGAACTACTTCGAAAACACCGACGTGCTGATCTACGTAATAGATTCGAGCGACCGGAAACGACTGGAGGAGACCGGAGACGAGCTGACCGAGTTGCTGCTGGATGACAAACTGAAAGCCGTACCGTTGCTGGTGTTTGCCAACAAGCAGGACATTGTGGGCGCCCTGAAGGCTTCCGAAATTGCGGAGTGCTTGAAACTGGTCCAACTGTCGGACCGTACCTGGCAGATACAGGGCTGCAGTGCCATACAAGGAACCGGCATTAAG gAGGGAATGGATTGGGTTTGCAAGAGCATCAAAAAGTGA